In Arachis hypogaea cultivar Tifrunner chromosome 17, arahy.Tifrunner.gnm2.J5K5, whole genome shotgun sequence, a single window of DNA contains:
- the LOC112764347 gene encoding uncharacterized protein yields MPQTEAEKSRRERRKESRLAKNASKHQSWLLHQKSRAIKRSKDDSDRKTKTNLEQPVSTSFEEKEGLGFDSDSEKHVRAEESVVSVAICGSDTKKMKKLKKGSKGCSRKKSGKEFFGLDADIAAKKDLELERKLSKKLKVKEGKLRGLDDGLNILLEGMLPAMDLFGEEDTHGASELPKKRLKKSLLSKKHKEEILPNEGMEVETIDGAFELMRTSDQDGALGDVADCGTVRKKHKKRKLLRQEQEDNVVDDDLCISNTVESMAMEVASEHVSAEVPAKKEKGKYIAPHLRARAGNESEEHTQIRRRIRGLLNRLSESNVESITGELSTIFQSVARSVASHIMIEEALASCSGGPRGNEQYAAVFAAFVAGMACLVGVDFSAKFMASFAKCFEDEYLKEDNLSLRNLTLLLSYLCIFGVCSSDLIYDFLVMLSKRLTEIDVSIILAVLQCCGMKIRADDPISMKNFIVSVQKTTNDLKASSRDNHEKRNSKRMEFMLETICDIKNNKKRQKEDPAHHTRIKKWLQKLRVDDILLRGLKWSKLLDPDKKGQWWLPGDLASATDNVEEVANRIDKDVLETQRMLQLAAAQKMNTDARRAIFCIIMSGEDYIDAFEKLLRLELPGKQDRDIMRVLLECCLQEKVFNKYYTVLATKLCEHDKNHKFTLQFCIWDHFKELDSMQLMRSMHLAKFVAEMVSSFTLSLAVLKTVELSDLNLLSPRRVMHFRMLFEAIFEYPDSTVWNVFTRVAVAPELEGLRQGIEFFGKEYIVKSNKDLNQKFKLVKRALNNVEGVLM; encoded by the exons ATGCCTCAAACAGAGGCTGAGAAATCGCGGCGAGAACGGAGGAAAGAATCCCGTTTGGCAAAGAATGCATCCAAACACCAATCATGGCTTCTCCACCAG AAATCTCGAGCTATCAAAAGAAGTAAAGATGATTCGGATAGGAAAACTAAGACAAACTTGGAGCAACCAGTTAGTACTAGTTTTGAGGAAaaagagggtttagggtttgattCGGATTCTGAGAAACATGTGAGAGCTGAAGAGAGTGTTGTATCAGTGGCAATTTGTGGCTCTGATActaagaaaatgaagaagttgaagaagggTTCTAAGGGATGTTCCAGGAAGAAGAGTGGCAAAGAGTTTTTTGGGCTGGATGCTGATATAGCTGCGAAGAAGGATCTTGAGTTGGAAAGGAAGCTTTCCAAGAAGCTTAAGGTGAAGGAAGGGAAATTAAGGGGTTTGGATGATGGGTTGAACATATTGCTCGAAGGAATGTTGCCTGCTATGGATTTATTTGGAGAAGAGGATACTCATGGTGCTAGTGAATTGCCGAAGAAAAGGTTGAAGAAGAGCTTGTTGAGTAAGAAGCATAAGGAGGAAATATTGCCAAATGAAGGGATGGAAGTAGAGACAATAGATGGAGCGTTTGAGCTCATGAGAACTTCTGATCAAGATGGAGCATTAGGAGATGTTGCTGATTGTGGAACTGTGAGGAAGAAGCATAAGAAGAGAAAGTTGTTGAGACAAGAGCAAGAAGACAATGTGGTGGATGATGATTTGTGCATATCGAATACTGTAGAATCCATGGCAATGGAGGTGGCATCAGAGCATGTTTCTGCTGAAGTTCcagcaaagaaagaaaagggaaaatatATTGCACCTCACTTGAGAGCTCGTGCTGGAAATGAATCTGAAGAGCATACTCAGATACGAAGACGTATACGAG GACTTCTTAATAGGCTTTCTGAATCTAATGTTGAATCAATTACTGGAGAATTGTCAACAATCTTTCAG TCTGTTGCACGTAGTGTAGCTTCACACATTATGATTGAGGAGGCTTTGGCATCATGCTCAGGTGGGCCACGGGGCAATGAACA GTACGCTGCTGTTTTTGCTGCATTTGTTGCAGGGATGGCCTGTTTAGTTGGTGTTGACTTCAGTGCAAAGTTTATGGCATCCTTTGCCAAATGCTTTGAG GATGAGTACCTTAAAGAGGACAATCTCTCTCTGCGGAATCTTACACTTCTCTTATCCTATTTATGCATATTTGGGGTCTGTTCTAG TGATTTAATATATGACTTTCTAGTCATGTTGAGCAAGCGATTGACCGAGATAGATGTCTCTATCATATTGGCAGTTCTACAGt GTTGTGGAATGAAAATTAGGGCTGATGATCCAATTTCCATGAAAAATTTTATCGTTAGTGTTCAGAAGACGACAAATGACCTGAAGGCTTCCTCCAGAGATAATCATGAAAAGAGAAATAGTAAAAGA ATGGAGTTCATGCTTGAAACCATATGTGACATCAAGAACAACAAGAAAAGACAAAAGGAGGACCCTGCACACCACACTCGGATTAAGAAGTGGTTGCAGAAG TTAAGAGTGGATGACATTTTACTTAGAGGTCTTAAATGGAGCAAGTTACTTGATCCTGATAAGAAGGGTCAGTGGTGGTTACCTGGGGATTTGGCTTCTGCAACAGATAATGTTGAAGAAGTTGCTAACAGAATCGACAAAGATGTTCTTGAAACACAACGCATGCTTCAGCTTGCCGCTGCACAAAAGATGAACACAGATGCCAGAAGAGCAATCTTCTGTATAATAATGAGTGGTGAGGACTATATTGATGCATTTGAGAAGCTTCTTCGATTGGAATTACCTGGGAAGCAG GACAGAGATATAATGCGGGTTCTTCTCGAGTGTTGCTTGCAAGAGAAAGTTTTTAACAAGTATTATACGGTGCTGGCGACGAAATTGTGCGAGCATGACAAAAATCACAAGTTTACTCTGCAG TTTTGCATTTGGGACCACTTTAAGGAACTTGATTCAATGCAGCTTATGAGGTCAATGCACCTTGCCAAATTTGTGGCTGAAATGGTTTCCTCTTTCACCCTCTCCCTTGCAGTGTTGAAGACTGTGGAGCTCAGTGATCTCAACCTGTTATCCCCAAGAAGAGTTATGCATTTCCGCATGCTGTTTGAGGCCATCTTCGAGTACCCTGATAGCACCGTCTGGAATGTATTCACACGTGTGGCCGTGGCCCCTGAACTCGAGGGTCTTCGACAAGGCATTGAATTCTTCGGTAAAGAGTACATTGTCAAATCCAACAAAGATCTAAATCAGAAGTTTAAGTTGGTAAAAAGAGCCCTTAATAATGTAGAAGGAGTTTTGATGTGA
- the LOC112763013 gene encoding uncharacterized protein, with amino-acid sequence MFFNGPNNEPVLCRAFPTYLDGDALLWFSKLPVGSISSFEELVKSFIDYFAAARIYVHGSDYLGTIRQGPQESLKDYLTRFAEATMEIPDLDPTVHLHALKAGLRPGKFRETIAVTKPKTLEEFRERMAGQMEIEELREAEKMEKRQPRREDDKTTRSVNIKDSRKPFRLTPKFDNYTKFNTNREKIIKEILNAKIIKPPARAGNYQDQRFVDKSKQCAFHQKYGRTTNECVIAKDLLERLARQGLLDKYIEGRKHKEGNKDREERHQAPGHKEDNKWSNNTPPKSIINCISGGFARGGETTSA; translated from the coding sequence ATGTTTTTCAATGGCCCTAACAATGAACCTGTTCTTTGTAGAGCTTTCCCTACCTACCTCGACGGCGATGCGCtactttggttttcaaaattacCTGTAGGTTCGATCTCTTCCTTTGAAGAACTGGTAAAGTCCTTTATAGACTACTTCGCTGCAGCACGGATATACGTACACGGATCAGATTACCTCGGCACCATCCGCCAAGGTCCCCAAGAAAGCTTGAAAGACTATCTGACCAGATTTGCAGAAGCAACAATGGAAATACCCGATCTTGACCCCACCGTACACCTGCATGCCCTAAAGGCCGGACTCCGACCCGGAAAATTCAGAGAGACAATCGCAGTAACTAAGCCGAAGACATTGGAAGAATTTCGAGAAAGAATGGCAGGACAGATGGAGATTGAAGAACTCCGCGAAGCcgaaaaaatggaaaaaagacAACCGAGGAGAGAGGATGACAAGACCACAAGGTCGGTAAATATCAAAGACTCCAGAAAGCCCTTCAGACTGACCCCAAAATTCGACAACTACACCAAATTCAACACAAATAGGGAGAAGATAATTAAAGAAATCCTCAAcgctaaaatcataaaaccaccaGCAAGGGCAGGAAACTACCAAGACCAGCGATTTGTCGACAAAAGCAAACAATGCGCTTTCCATCAGAAGTATGGACGTACAACTAACGAGTGCGTGATAGCTAAAGATCTGCTAGAAAGACTGGCTCGGCAAGGCCTCCTAGACAAATACATCGAAGGAAGAAAGCATAAAGAAGGTAACAAGGACCGAGAAGAACGCCATCAAGCTCCAGGGCACAAGGAGGACAACAAATGGTCAAACAACACTCCACCAAAAAGTATCATAAACTGTATATCTGGAGGATTCGCCAGGGGAGGTGAAACAACTTCGGCGTGA